The sequence below is a genomic window from Thermoflavifilum sp..
AAAAGAATGAAAACCAGCCGCAACAACCCATCCCCGGCGGTAAAGATTGGTAAAATTTGCTGAACCTTCAACCCCATCGCCACCGGATTTGTTAGATTTGTACATGTTTTTGTGGGGTTTTTAATTCATTTTGCATGCAGTACTACACGGAATCGCTTACCCGATATCAGCGTTTGCCCACGCGGGAAGTGAGGATTGGCGACCTGTTGCTGGGCAATTTTCATCCTATCCGTATCCAGACGATGACGACCACCGATACCCTGGATACGGAGGCAACCGTAGCGCAATGCATTCGCTGTATTGAAGCGGGTGCCGAGCTGGTGCGTATTACGGCACCCAGCATCAAGGAGGCGGAAAACCTGCTGCATATCAAAAAAGCCCTGCGTGAGCGGGGCTATCATACACCCCTGGTGGCCGATATCCATTTCACGCCAAACGCCGCAGAGGTGGCCGCCCGCATCGTGGAGAAAGTGCGCATCAACCCCGGCAATTATGTGGATAAGAAAAAATTTCAGTTCAAGGAATATACCGACGCGGAATATCAGGCCGAAATCGAGCGCATCCGCGAGCGTTTTGTGCCGTTAATTCGCATCTGTAAGGAATACGGCACGGCCATGCGCATCGGCACCAACCACGGCTCGCTGAGCGACCGCATCATGAGTCGCTACGGCGATACCCCCATGGGCATGGTGGAAAGCGCCATGGAGTTTTTGCGTATTGCCCGCGATGAGAACTATCACCAGATCGTGCTGAGCATGAAGGCCAGCAATCCGCAGGTGATGGTGCAGGCCTATCGCCTGCTGGTGAAAACGATGATGGAAGAGTTCGGTGAATGCTATCCCCTGCACCTGGGCGTTACCGAAGCCGGCGACGGCGAGGACGGCCGCATCAAAAGCGCCATGGGCATCGGCACGCTCCTCGAAGACGGCATCGGCGATACCATCCGGGTGTCGCTCACCGAAGAGCCTGAATATGAAATCCCGGTGTGTCGGGATATCGTCCAGCGTTATACCCGGCGTGCCGATCATAAGCCCATACCTCCCATCGAACGATTGGCTTATTCGCCTTTTCAATATCAACGCCGGGCTACGCAGCCCGTAGGTCGCATAGGCGGCCGGCAGGTGCCGGTGGTGGTGGCCGATATGAGTGAAGAACCGCTGACACGTGAAAAGCTTGCCGATATCGGCTATCGCTATGATGCCCGGACCGACAAATGGCGGGTGAGCGACCAGGCGGCCGACTTCATCTATACCTCGGGCCGTTATGTACCCTTCGAGTTGCCCGCTACCCTGCAGGTGATCTGCGATGCCCAGGTTTATGCTCACGTGCCCGACAGGCAGCGGTATTTCCCCCTGTTCACCTGGACCACCTGGCTGGAGAAGTTAGACGAGCCCTCGCCCTACCTGAATTTCATTGCCGTAGATACGCTCAATATCACCGAAGCGGAATGGGACCAGCTCATCGACACCCTTAATGCCACCACCGTGTTGTGCATCTATTCACAGAACCGCCATACCATGGCGGCCGTGCGCCAGAAAATCAACGACCTCATGTTGCGCAACATACCGGTGCCGGTGATCCTCTGCAGCGAGAGCTTTCATGCCAGCATCGACGAACAACTCATCCAGTTTTCGATCGACACTGGCGCCCTTCTGCTCGACGGCATGGGCGATGGCATCTGGTTGAAAAATCATCCCGATCTGGTACACAACCTCAAGGTGAGCGGCCGCACCTACCTGGAGGTGCATAGCCATGCCCAGTTCCTGAACAATACTGCATTTTCCATCCTCCAGGCCTCGCGTACCCGCATCAGCAAAACAGAGTATATTTCCTGCCCTTCCTGTGGTCGCACGCTTTTTGACTTACAGGAAACCACGGCCCGCATCCGCGCAGCCACACATCACCTGAAAGGCGTGAAGATCGCCGTCATGGGCTGCATCGTCAATGGCCCGGGCGAAATGGCCGATGCCGATTTCGGCTATGTGGGAAGTGGACCGGGAAAAATTACCCTGTACAAAGGCAAAGAAATCGTGAAACGCAATGTGCCCGCCGAAACAGCGGTAGAAGAACTCATCCAGCTTATCAAAGACAATGGCCTGTGGACCGACCCCGAACCTGCCGCGGCGGCCATGACCTCGGCCAGCCATTCATAAACCCCATTTCACGGAAAACAACACATACCGACGCACGAGGGTATAGTAAGTCCACTGCCCGTTGTTGGCATTCAGCACGCGATAGGCGATGATGTCATGATTCAGCAGGTTATGCCCGTAGACCGAGAGGGTGATGTTTTTCCAGGGCCGATATTCCACATACAGGTCGAGCGTATGAAAAGCCGGCAACGATGCCGTGTGGATATAGTTATACACGATATTGGCTTTCAACAGCCGGGTGAAATCTACGGCGCCTTTGAGATACGCTTTCTGGATGGTGCTCTGCTGGGCAAAGGGTGCAGGCAGACCCGACGCGCGCAATTGCATATGGAGCTGCTGCCGGGTATAAGAGGCTTCCACTAAAAACCAGATCAACGGGCTCCACTGGTAGGTGAAGGTCTGGCTGAAACTGTGCAGCTGTTGCCGATAGCCGGCTGCGTTGAGCAGGTAGGGCTGATCCTGCACGAGATATTGCAGGGAATAAAAACATTTGGAGTTCAGCGAGATGAGAGGCTTCTTGACATCGCCTGATAGCAGATACCGCCATCCATTTTTTCCCTGGCGGGGTTGTGAAAAGCTATAGGCAGGGGTTTCCACAAACGACCAGATCACCGGCCGCGGGGTGTAGGAAACCGAAAAGGTGGGTCCGAAGGCGATAGCCGGTTTTTTCATCTGAATGGAAAAATCGGCCATGCCTTGATTGTCTTCCACGCGATACACCCGATCGGCCGGTTGCTTGATCTGGTATCCGGCCGATAAGATGGTGGGCGGGAAAAGCATATCTGCGGACAGCAGATGCTCCCGGTGAGCAAGTGAAAACGAGATCTGGTCAACATAGATATTTTTCTTCGCTCTTTTTCCTGTGAAGCGCGACCATTGATAGGTCAGGAAAAATTGTTTCAACGTGAAGGCCTGCAACTGGCCTGCATAGCGGGTGAGAGCGTTAGACAGGGCGGCGCCCATCTTCAGCTGAGTAAGCAGGTTCCAGTTCTGCTGATAGGTGAAAGAGCCGCCGGTTTGCTCCACGGTCAATTGTGAGCTGTTCTGTACAAACGGCGCATCGGGCTTCAGGTTAGCCTCGATTTGATGTTCATGTGCGAGGAGATCGGATTGGTAAAATGCTTTTGCCTGATAGCTATGCTTTCGGTTGCCGTGCGTCCAGCCGAGCTGGAGGGCTGTGCTGTGGAAATGGCTTTGCAGCCGCTGGATGTAGTCGGTTGTACGCCCGCTGGTGTCTAATATCCTGCCCAGGCGGGTGGTGTGCAGCAGCTGTTGTTCGGGAAATTGTTCACTGGTGTAGGTAAAAACGGCCTCCAGCAGATGTTCCCCTACGCGCAGCTGCTGGGTGGTCTGTGCCTGCCATTGCCGTTGTTGGTCGGTTATCCATTCCGAGAGGGTATCGTGCAGGTATCCGCTGGTGAGTTGATAGGCCTGGTGCCGGGGCGTGCTATGGTACAGGCCCCAGGCATAGGTGGCAACATAGTTTTTTTTCGCATCATAAGTCCATAGCAGCGACAGGTCTTGAAGGGCTTGTGTAGCCTGAAAACGGCTCTGGTTCATCAATGTCCAGCTTTGCTCGCCGGGTACAGTAAAATAGCTGCTGTCGCGTTGCATCGTCCACTCCGTTTGTGTACCCGCGGTGTAATCCACGTTCAGCCGATGGGCGCGGCCGAGCTGCAGACTGAGCTTACTGCTCAACAGCCGGTCGCGGTTGTCGAAAGCATAGCGGCGGTAGGGCACATCGGGATGACCGGCAGCCATGGGATAAACAAGCGACTCGGGATTCAGGGATTGGGGTTTCAGGGGATCGGATGAAGTTGCAGGAGCTTCAAATGCATCATACGGCACGCCTGCATTGTTCATCTTCCCGTAGGTAAACCATTTCACGGGTTTATAGAGGGCAAAAGCATCCAGCTCGGCTTCATATTTATCGAACAGGCTGGTGCCGCCGGCCATGCTGGCCGAACCGGAAATCGGGCGATGGGTAACCAGATTCACCGCCACATCCTGTGAAGTAGATAGCCCTTTTTCCAGGCGGTTGACATGATAATCTTTGATGAGCTCCACCGTGTCGAATGTGGTGGCGCGGATGTTGGAGGTGAGTGGCTGATAGGCATCTCCAAGCATGGGATCGCCGTTGATGAGCAGGGCTTTGATGGGATTATTGTTGTAATAAATCTTTCCCGTTTGGTCGATACTTAAACCCGGAATCTGACTGATGAGGTCTGATAAATAAAAATCACGTTTTCCCAGATAAGCTCGGATATCATAGCGGAAGGTATCCTGTGCCTCTGGCGGTAGCTGGATGACCACCTCAGGCAGGATGTAAGGCCTGGGTTTGAGGTGGATGTTCAGGTGGTAAGTACCGCTATGGTGGATGGCTATCAGCAGGCTATCGGTCGCATATCCCATCAACCGTATCAGACAGCGAGCCGTATCGGGGCCGGGCAATATGCCTGTAAACGTGAAAATACCTGTGCTATCGGTGATGATATAGCTCATCTGACGATGATGCAGAAACTGTAAAATGATGGAAGCACGGGCGGCCGGCTGACCGTCGGCTTGCACGACACCATGGATCTGATAGACGATGTTTCCCTGAGCATGGGCAGGGAAGGAAAACGCGAGAATCCATGCGAACCCGACAAAAGCCATCGTATAGAAAAACGTGCGCTGTTGCATCGTGTAGCTTTAGCCTGTGCAGGTCTTACAAATCAAATACATATTTGATGCCTTCATACGTGTGATATGGTGAGTTTTTGTGTGAGTTTAACGTTGTCTGTATGCTGGCAGCTTACACAATTGCTTTTTTCCTGTTGCCAGTATAATTTCGCTTTCCTGGCTGTTTCGTTCAGCATCTTCCTGTAGGCAACATAATCAGGTATCTGGGTGGCGCTCAGGATATGCCACTGGCTCAGTAAATGATCAGGAAAGGCGGGCAAAGCACGTATGCTTTGCAAAAGCAAGGCCTTATCAGCGGGTTGTTCCCAGCAGACAATCAGTCCGGGTAACCCGCCCAATTTCCAGGGACCATCGGATATGGGAATATCCGGACAATACCAAACCACCATGTGCTGATTTTTAAAATCTGCAACGGCTTTCCTGCAAACCAGCGAACCGAATTTCTTTTCTTCATCAGACAAGAGCGTCCAGTGCATAGGAAAAAGGGTGTCGCCGTAAAAATTTTCCGTTGCGCCGAATGTTCGGCCTCCATAGCGGAACATGAGCTTTCGGGAATCAAATTCTTTCCATACCACCATTTGCGTATCCACCATTTTTGCCATCCATGGGCTGACGAGCTTGCTGTGTATGTAATGACCACCGGCGCTATCCTTTTCTTCGAGCTGAACCAATTCGGGCTGATTATCATTTCCCATTTCTTTGCGAATTTTTTCGCTGTTATCGATGAAAGAGATGAAATATGAGATCTGTCGTTGGTGATGAGCAGGTTCATCGATTGAACGCCGTCGTCGGACATGAAGCTGATGCTATCTTCAAGCATGTGTCCGGCCTCGTGGAGGGGCGCATATACGCAGAGGTAAGTGGGCTGAGTTTTTGTGGGGCAATTCCATACAATCATAAAAGGTAACAATAACATAGGTAGTGTTTTCATGATTTGAGAAGATTTCAAACGATAGTTAAATTTTATCTGTACTATAGAATGTTAGAAAAAATATGATAGAAACATCATCATGAAGTTGATAATTTATAATTCAAAATCATAAACGATATTTTCGTAAGGAATCCGTATATGCAAAGAAGCTTTAGTTTTCCCAGTTGAAGTTTGGCAGTCTACACAATTTTGATGGACTTGTTGGAGTTGGATTCTAAGTTGATTCACGGATTTTTCTATTGTTTTTTTAAAAGCAATATAATCAGGTATTTTTTCGGCTTGGAATGAGGCTATGCGCTTGCGGATGGTTTCTGGGAAATCAATCCGCTGCATGCTTTTTAACAGCAGACTAGGGGAATAAGGGTCAATCCAGCACACAATCAGGCCCGGCAGTCCGCCTAATTTCCATGGGCCATCGAATATGGGAATATCCGGGCAATACCAAACGGTAATTTCTCTATTCCGGAAAAAAGTGGTAGCTTTTTTGCAAAGCAAATTGCCAAATTTTTTCTCTTGGGGAATAAGTGTCCACTTCATCGGGAAAAGGGTATCGCTAAAAAATTTTTTATTCACTCCATAAGCAATCCTTGAAGAATACTCGAAGTATAGCTTCTGTTCATGTAAGTTTTTATATACGACACAACTGGTGTCAACTTGCTTAACAAGTGCAGGATGCCTAAGCTTCATTTGTCCGTAGTGTTGACCGGCGCTATCGTATTCCTTCACCATCACCGGAGTAAGATCGATGGGTTTAGCCGAGTCCTGTTTATACTTGATGGAATTATCATAAAAATTATAGAAACAGGAATATGTACCGTTCGTAATTAAAAGATTTTGGGTAAGGATTCCCTCATCCGATAAAAAGCTTATGCTATCATCCATCATTTTTCCACTTTCTTCGTATGGTACATAAACAAACAGATAAGCCTGCTGGGCATATATACTCGTAATGAACACCAAGAAACTAAAGAAGAAAAAAATTATGGTTTTCATGGTTTTTGCATTTGATTATGTTTTTTAAAAAAACCGGGAGGCGAGAAAAACTATATCGTGAATCGGAAATTGATTTGGTTTAAGGTTGTCCTGAATCTAATTTTTTCATAGCTGCATCTAACAGCGTTTTTGCGCACTGAAGTGCTACTTGTGCTGCAGTAATACAATCTGCTTCAGTAGCTGTACACTCTACCCAGTGTTCATTACCCATTTCATCGATTATGGGTGCAGACACAGAAATAGTGCAAGATTCGACACGCCCGGCGCCGACTCTCGCCACATCATGTTTGAAGAAGCTGCTCATACGCTGATTGATGAAAAAAGATGGCGAACGAAATGATGTATGGGATAGGCTGAAAGCCATCAATTTACCCCCCCCTATGGTGAGGAGAAAAGCAGCAAAAAGATAACGTAAGATTAATGCATGTGTTTTCATGGTATAAGATTTTAAAGTAAAGAAATCACCTCCCGGCTAAAGAGTAAAATTATATATTTTTTTCATTCCTTAAAAAAATATTTCTTTATTTTCTATCATGCCTATCGTAGGGATGTAAGTGAATTCCTGCATTTTTGTCATGAGATATCTTGATGATTAATGTTCTGGGATCATACCCTTATGACTGATCTCATTTCTGTACGAATATATATGTTCCAAATCTTTCTTCCACCCGTTGGTATCGATAGTCAAAGATTCCCTGCAGTTGCCGGCCGACCCAGAGCGCGTGTGCCAGTCGACCCAGGAATCCCAGTGGCAGGCGGTAATGCACGATGTCGATCATTTCCACGCCGCCAGATATTTCCCGGAAATGGTGTTGATGATGCCAGAATGCATAAGGCCCCATGCGTTGTTCATCGATGAAGTATTGTTTTTCTACCACATGGGTGATTTCGGTCATCCAGAACAGGGGGATGCCCAGCAAAGGCCGCACATGATAGGTGATGATTTGTCCGGCATACATGCGCTTAGGCTTTTGTGGACTCAATATGCGAAAGCGCATGTATGGCGGGGTAATGAGGGGTAAATTGGCGGGATCGGAAAAAAATGCCCATACGCTGTTTAAGTCGGCCGGTATGCGCTGGGTGCGTTGCAAAACATATACTTTCATCGGGATTTTATTTAATAAAAACGAAATTTTCATCAAAAGGTTGAGTGCGCAGATAGTATGCGTATTTTCCCCTTAGCTTTGGCCCTGCATAAAAAAATAAAAATGAACCCGAAAATATCAATCAGCCCTGCCTACCGCACTGCCTACCAGCGACTGAACCCGCAGCAAAAAAAGGCCGTGGATACCATTCATGGTCCTTTAATGGTGATTGCCGGCCCGGGTACCGGAAAAACGCAATTGCTTGCTTTACGCATTGGCCGGATTTTAGAGACAACCGATTACGGCCCGGAAAACATCCTGTGCCTGACCTTTACCAATGCCGGCGTAGAAGCCATGCAGGAACGCTTGCAGTCGTTCATCGGCATGGAGGCTCGAAAAATAGACGTTTACACCTTTCATGCCTTCTGTAACGAATTCATTCAGAATCACCCGGATGATTTTAACATGCTGGAATGGCAACCCCTTTCGGAGCTGGAAGCTTGTGAGCTTATGGAGGAAGTGATCAAAGGCCTCGACCCCAATCATACTTTATATCGAGGAAAAGGAGACCAGTTCTACAATGTGAAAGACTTGCTTGGGCTCAATAAGATTATGAAAAAAGAGCGTCTGACCGGCGATCAAATCAGGCAGGAGATAAATGACTATATGAGCCGCGTGAAAAATGGTGAAGTAGCTGAGTTTGTGTATCAAAGAAAAACCGGTACAAATCAAAAAGGTGCTTTGAAGCAAGATAAAATCCAGGAGGAGGAAGATAAATTTAAACGTACGCTGGGGGCGATAGATGTGATTGAAAAATACAATGAACTTTTGAAGCAGCGTAAACGATATGATTATGAGGATATGATCAACTGGGTGATTGATTTGTTCAAAGAAAAGCCATGGATCCTGCAGGATTGTTGGGAGCGCTACCAGTTTATTTTAGTGGATGAATACCAGGATACCAACGGGTCACAGAATGAATTGCTATACCTGCTTACAGATTATGATCAACCCAATGTGATGGTGGTGGGCGATGATGATCAGGCTATCTATCGCTTTCAGGGTGCCAATGTGGAGAATATGAAAGCTTTTGCGGACCGATTCAGGGATCAGGGTTTGAAAGTGGTAGTGCTTAAAGAAAATTATCGCTCCACGCAGGATATCTTAGATGCGGCCAACCGATTGATTAATAACAATCAGGATAGGTTGATTCAATACCTGCAACATGAATTTCATTTATCCAAACAATTATTTGCTCATCAGTAAATGCATATTTCCATGTCGGTCGTCGTCAAATCTTATTCAAATCCATCCGATGAAATGATGGGCATAGCCGATGAAATTCACCGGCTTATCCATCTGGATCATGTGAACCCATCGGAAATTGCCGTGATATTTCGAGAAAACAAGTATCTCGATGAAATGACAGCATACCTGCAGGATAAAGGCATACCATTTCGACTGGTGAAAAAAGAAAATTTGTTGAGAAGCGCATATATTCAGCAGGTGATCCTGATCTTTGAATGGATTGCATTGGAGGCCACCAGACCGGGCAGTGGCGATCATCAGCTGTTTAAGCTATTGCATTTCCGCTGGTTTGATCTACCCGCGGCGTTGATAGCCCGGTTGCAGATGGAATTTAACAAGCAGATGGTGGGTGGGGTAACATCGTTTCGCCATTTTTTATTAGCGCAGATAACGCAGCCTAATGCTGCATTTTCACCGGATGAAATCAACAGGTTGAAACAAGTTATCGATTTACTCGAGAAATGGCTTCAAGATGTGTATAATGAGCCTCTGCAGCAATTTTTCTGTCGCGTCTTAGGAGAAAGTCACATTCTACAACAGGCTGTAACGGAGAACTATTTTCAACTTCATCTTTTGAAAACCCTATTTGATTTTCTTCAATCAGAAAATCAACGTAACCCCGACCTGACGCTGACTGGATGGATCGAGATTATCCATAAAATGCAGAAATACGGGTTAAGCATTCCTTATGAAACGCGTATCGGCGATGAAGATGCTGTGCAGCTGCTCACTGCACATGGAGCGAAAGGATTGGAGTTTGATTATGTATTCATTGGCGGATGTGTGGAGAAGAACTGGGAAAAAAATCGGGGACGATCAATCGGTTTTACCCTGCCGCCGGCACTGAAGAATGCAATCAGTGGTCAGGCCGGCACTACATCCAAGGTAGAAGATGAGCGCAGGTTGTTTTATGTAGCGCTTACACGTGCGCGTAAGCATGTGGAAATGAGTTATGCCCGGATGGATGAGCAAAACAATTCGTTGAAAAAGTCGATATTCCTGGACGAAATAGGCATACCTGAGATTCAAGGAACTTCGCAATCAAACATTCATGTGATAGCCAACCAGCTTCAGGGATATTGGCTTGTGGATTTACAAACGCGATATGACCAGGCTTTGCTCCAGCAATGGGTTAAAAATTTCGTACTCAATCCTACCGCATTGAACAAATACCTGTATTGCCCCAGGAGCTTTTTTTATGAATCCTTGTTGCAGGTGCCTCAGGCCGAGCAAATGCATAGTGTTTACGGACAGGCCATTCATCATGCGCTCAAGCAGGCGGCTTATCGTCATCAACAGGGGCAGGGGTCGAATCATCATCAGCTGGCAATAAACGATTTTACATGGTTCATGGGGCAAAATCGTCATCATTTTACACCAGACGATTTTAACCGGCATATAGGCTATGGGGGAGCAGTACTGGAGGACTACTTCAATCAGGTGCTTCCCCAATGGGGCGTGGTAACAGCAATCGAAAAAAGTTATCAGGCTCAAATCAATGGCATACCCATCAAAGGGCGGCTAGATAAGATAGAAACTAACCAGAAAACGATCCGGGTAGTAGATTACAAAACCAGTAATCCGGATAATGCAGGAGATAAGCTTAAACCATATAATCAGCAGAGAGGCAAAAAGGAAAAAGATGATTATGATTACTGGATTCAGGCGGTGATGTATGCACTATTGCTTCAGGCAAATGGCCAACCGGTCGATGAGATTAAGTTTGATTTTGTAGAACCCGATAAAAACGGTCAATTTCAATCTCGTGCCATTCAGGTTACTCAGGATGATATTTGTCTGCTGACGCAACTCATTGAAGATACCTGGCAAAAGATTCAGGCACTCGACTTTCCCTGTTGTGCACACGATGATTGCCCCTGGTGTGCCTTCGAGCAATCGCTGGCCAATGGAGGACCCGGACTTCAAACCCATGATGAGCCTGCATAGCCGATAAGCGCATGATGAAATGCGGAGGATGAAGTACCTTCGCTCAGATTTGGGTTTATATGTTCGGCTATGCAAAAATGCGATGGAATGCTTTGCTTGTCGTCGTGTTGTGTCTGCTTTTTTTGAGTGCATTATGGCAGCGTTGTGCCAATATTGTCCCTCCATCGGGCGGACCCAAAGACACGATACCCCCCCGGCTGGTGCAGGCTGTGCCGCCCGATTCCACCCTGCATTTCCATAGTGATCGGATTGTGTTGACCTTCGATGAGTATGTGCAACTGGCCAACAATTATAACGACATTCTCATCTTTGCTCCGCGCCTGCGTCGCCAGCCCATCATCAATGTGAAGCTGCGTACCATTACCATTTTGTTCAGAGACACCCTGCAACCCAATACCACCTATCAAATCAATTTCGGCAATGCTGTTCAGGATATCAATGAAGGCAACGCCATCAAGGATTTTTCTTACATCTTTTCTACGGGAGGATATCTGGATTCCCTGCAGGTAAGCGGTACCGTGCTGGATGCGGAAACGGGATTGCCCGATAGCAATGTGCTGGTGATGCTGTATAAAAACCTCAAAGACTCAGTGGTCAGTCGCGAAAAACCGCTGTATTATACGCGAACAGATGGTAGAGGATATTTTTCGCTGCACAATTTGCCTGCAGATACTTTTAAAATTTTTGCTTTAAAAGAAGACAACAATAGCCTGATGTATGATGATGTAGGGAAGGAAGCGATTGCTTTTCTTGATAAACCGCTTGTGTTGCACCATGACGTAAAGGGATTAAAGCTGTTTCTATTTCGAGAACATCCATCAACCGATACCACACATCCGGCTTCGTCGGTATCATCACCCTCAAACGGAACGTCGAATAAGTTTACCGTGCAGATGAATCTCGATAATGGGAAACAATCGCTTATTACGCCGCTGCAGTTGCAATTTTCACAACCGGTTGCCTATATCGACACCAGTGGTTTATCATTATTAGAAGATACAACATGGCATCCCATTGCATTTCAACTGAAAATGGCCGATAGCCTTCACCAGCAATTGCAGATTTTTGCACAATGGAAAGAAAATACACCTTATCACTTGCGTATTGCCGACAGCGCCATCATCGATACGGCGCATCAGGCGCTGCAGGCTGATACGCTTTCTTTTGAAACCAGAAGTTTGTCGGACTACGGCAGTGTTGAATTACGACTACATGGACTGGACACAACTTATCGACGTTATGTATTGCAAATCGTCAAAGATCAGCGGGTTGTTTATCATACAAAAATCCAAAATGATACGATCAAGATTCCGTTGTTTGATCCGGGTGAATATCAAATCCGCATCCTGAAAGATGATAATGACAACGGACAATGGGATACCGGTGTATATTATGGCCCGCATCCCCATCAACCCGAGCGTGTGATAGCCGTTCCGGGGAAAATCACTGTGCGTGCTAACTGGGACAATACCTGGATCGTTGACGTACCTGCAGACTGAATGCGGGATTGCACATGTTAAACATCTGTCAAATCTGTCCCGGTGAGATTTGATTTTCGCGCTACGCATATCCGGAAAGATGCAAATTGCAGGCGAGTGTGTATCAATTGATGGATATGGCATCACAGGGTCTTTTGCACGCCATGCCCGGTCTATGGATAGCCCTGGCGATAAGTTTTTTCTGGATGGGCCTGGTATCGGCCATCAGCTTCATGGAAGCCTGGTTAAAATTCCGTGCACCCGGCGTTACCAGGGCGATTGGATTGAGCATCGGGAAACGTGTATTCACGGCTTTAAACAAGCTGGAATGGATTTGCTTGCTTATACTGGCGGTGGGTATCATACTATTGCCGGATAAACTTGCTTTGATCAACGCAATTTGTTTTGCCCTCTCTGCGCTTATCCTGCTTGTGCAAACCATTTTCTGGTTGCCGACTTTGAAAAAACAAGCGGATATACTTATTGAAGGAAAAGCCTACACAGGAAAGTCGGTACATGTTCCTTATGTGATAGCCGAAATCATCAAAGTGCTGGCATTGTTTGTGGGTGCGCTATTGCTTGGATTTCAGCATTTTTCCTGATAGCCATATCCCTGCTTAACAACTTACCATTCACGTGATTTGCTCTGAAGGATATCCTGTAATGAAATCGAACAGGCCTAAGCCCGTCGATCTCCCTGCTTCGTTAAAACTTGCCTGCGCAGGCACTTTCAGGCTTTCTCTTTGGGAGGGAACAAGCAAATCTGTACATTTGTAAACACATACTTCCTACAAGTTTCAACTTGGTCAAATATGCATTTCCTCGACGAACTGAACGACCGCCAGCGTGAAGCGGTAGAATATATTCATGGTCCATTGATGGTGGTGGCGGGTGCCGGGTCCGGGAAGACGAAGGTGCTCACCGCCCGTATCGCCTACCTGATGGAGCGCGGCGTAGATCCATTTCATATACTG
It includes:
- a CDS encoding UrvD/REP family ATP-dependent DNA helicase produces the protein MSVVVKSYSNPSDEMMGIADEIHRLIHLDHVNPSEIAVIFRENKYLDEMTAYLQDKGIPFRLVKKENLLRSAYIQQVILIFEWIALEATRPGSGDHQLFKLLHFRWFDLPAALIARLQMEFNKQMVGGVTSFRHFLLAQITQPNAAFSPDEINRLKQVIDLLEKWLQDVYNEPLQQFFCRVLGESHILQQAVTENYFQLHLLKTLFDFLQSENQRNPDLTLTGWIEIIHKMQKYGLSIPYETRIGDEDAVQLLTAHGAKGLEFDYVFIGGCVEKNWEKNRGRSIGFTLPPALKNAISGQAGTTSKVEDERRLFYVALTRARKHVEMSYARMDEQNNSLKKSIFLDEIGIPEIQGTSQSNIHVIANQLQGYWLVDLQTRYDQALLQQWVKNFVLNPTALNKYLYCPRSFFYESLLQVPQAEQMHSVYGQAIHHALKQAAYRHQQGQGSNHHQLAINDFTWFMGQNRHHFTPDDFNRHIGYGGAVLEDYFNQVLPQWGVVTAIEKSYQAQINGIPIKGRLDKIETNQKTIRVVDYKTSNPDNAGDKLKPYNQQRGKKEKDDYDYWIQAVMYALLLQANGQPVDEIKFDFVEPDKNGQFQSRAIQVTQDDICLLTQLIEDTWQKIQALDFPCCAHDDCPWCAFEQSLANGGPGLQTHDEPA
- a CDS encoding ATP-dependent helicase, with the translated sequence MNPKISISPAYRTAYQRLNPQQKKAVDTIHGPLMVIAGPGTGKTQLLALRIGRILETTDYGPENILCLTFTNAGVEAMQERLQSFIGMEARKIDVYTFHAFCNEFIQNHPDDFNMLEWQPLSELEACELMEEVIKGLDPNHTLYRGKGDQFYNVKDLLGLNKIMKKERLTGDQIRQEINDYMSRVKNGEVAEFVYQRKTGTNQKGALKQDKIQEEEDKFKRTLGAIDVIEKYNELLKQRKRYDYEDMINWVIDLFKEKPWILQDCWERYQFILVDEYQDTNGSQNELLYLLTDYDQPNVMVVGDDDQAIYRFQGANVENMKAFADRFRDQGLKVVVLKENYRSTQDILDAANRLINNNQDRLIQYLQHEFHLSKQLFAHQ
- a CDS encoding Ig-like domain-containing domain — encoded protein: MFGYAKMRWNALLVVVLCLLFLSALWQRCANIVPPSGGPKDTIPPRLVQAVPPDSTLHFHSDRIVLTFDEYVQLANNYNDILIFAPRLRRQPIINVKLRTITILFRDTLQPNTTYQINFGNAVQDINEGNAIKDFSYIFSTGGYLDSLQVSGTVLDAETGLPDSNVLVMLYKNLKDSVVSREKPLYYTRTDGRGYFSLHNLPADTFKIFALKEDNNSLMYDDVGKEAIAFLDKPLVLHHDVKGLKLFLFREHPSTDTTHPASSVSSPSNGTSNKFTVQMNLDNGKQSLITPLQLQFSQPVAYIDTSGLSLLEDTTWHPIAFQLKMADSLHQQLQIFAQWKENTPYHLRIADSAIIDTAHQALQADTLSFETRSLSDYGSVELRLHGLDTTYRRYVLQIVKDQRVVYHTKIQNDTIKIPLFDPGEYQIRILKDDNDNGQWDTGVYYGPHPHQPERVIAVPGKITVRANWDNTWIVDVPAD